GATAACCCCGAGCACCCGCACGCCGTGGCGACGCACTTCGCGCTCGGCGAGGGTGGGGTGCTGGTGTTCGACTTCTCCGGGGCGAGAGCGTGGTTCGTCCGGGAGACCTAGCGCCTGCGCACGGCGGTTCCGACATGACCTTCTTCCAGCCTCCACCGTCGTTAGGCAACACGTTCACGGGCGACGCCGCGCTGCGGTCGCAGCTGCGCCGCCTGCTGCCCGCGGACGTGCACGAGCGCGTCGAGCCGGATCTGGAGCGCTTCGGCGCCCGCGCGGCCGGCGACCTCCTCGCGCTCGCCGACGCCGCCGAGGCCGAGCCGCCGCGCCACGTGCCCTACGACGCGTGGGGCCGGCGCGTCGACCGCATCGAGACGAGCGAGGCGTGGCGCGCGCTCGATCGCGTGTCCGCGGAGGAGGGGCTCGTCGCCATCGCGTACGAGCGCGCGTTAGGCAGCTGGTCGCGCGTCCACCAGCTCGCGAAGCTGTACCTGTTCCACCCGTCGAGCGCGACGTACTCGTGCCCGCTCGCGATGACCGACGGCGCCGCGCGCTGTCTCGCGCGTCACGGCGCGCACGACGCCGAGCTGGCCGACTCGTATGCGCACCTGACGTCGCGCGACCCCGCACGGTTCTGGACGTCGGGACAGTGGATGACCGAGCGCACTGGCGGCTCCGACGTCTCGCGCACGAGCACCGTCGCCGTGTCGCTCGACGACGGCACGTGGCGGCTGCACGGCGTGAAGTGGTTCACGTCGGCGACGACGGCGCAGATGGCGCTCGCGTTGGGCCGCACCGACGCGGGGCTCAGCCTGTTCCAGGTACGGCTCCGCGACGCCGACGGCGCGTTGCGCGGCATCCGCGTCGAGCGGCTGAAGGAGAAGCTGGGCACCCGCGCGCTCCCCACCGCGGAGCTCACGCTCGACGGCGCGCCCGCGCGGCTCGTCGGCGAGATCGGGCGCGGCGTGCGCACCGTGGCCGAGATGCTGAACGTCACGCGCGTGTACAACGCGGTGTGCGCCGCGGCCGGCATGCGCCGTGGGCTGATGCTCGCGCGCGACTATGCGACGCGGCGCGAGGCGTTCGGGCGCCCGCTGATCGACCAGCCGCTGCACGCCGCGACGCTCGCCGATCTCGAGCTGGAGGCCCGCGGCGCGCTCGCGCTCGTGCTGCACGTCGCGGCGCTGCTCGGCCGCGAGGAGTGCGGCGACGCGACCGGCGACGAGCGTGCGGTGCTGCGCCTGCTGACGCCCGTCGCGAAGCTGCTCACGGGCAGGCAGGCCGTCGCCGCCGCGAGCGAGACGCTGGAGGCGTTCGGCGGCGCCGGCTACGTCGAGGATACCGGCCTGCCGCGGCTGCTGCGCGACGCGCAGGTGCTCGCGATCTGGGAGGGAACGACGAACGTGCTGAGCCTCGACGTGCTGCGGGCGATCGAGCGCGACGGGTCGCTCGCCGCGCTGCTCGCCGACGCGACGCGCCGTGTGCAGGCCGCTCCCGATGCGCTGTCCGACGCGGCGACATCCGTGGGCGCGGCCGTCGACGCGCTCGCCGCTGCCCGGCCCGCGGACCGCGACGACGCCGAGCGTGGGGCGCGTGCGTTCGCGATGTCGCTCGGCCGAACGGTGATCGGCGCGCTGCTCCTCGAGCACGCGACGTGGGCGACGCGCGTCGGCGACGTCGACGCCGCGGCCGCGACCGCTGCCGCGCGCCGATGGTGCGCGCGCGACCTCGCGCCGCGGCCGCACGCGACCGATCACGATATCGTCGCGTTGTTGCGCGAATGCGATGTGACCCATTGACAGCACGACGAGTCTCTCGTACTGTGCTGCCCCGCGCGCCGCGAAGCGCGCACGTCAGAGTCCT
This DNA window, taken from Gemmatirosa kalamazoonensis, encodes the following:
- a CDS encoding acyl-CoA dehydrogenase family protein — protein: MTFFQPPPSLGNTFTGDAALRSQLRRLLPADVHERVEPDLERFGARAAGDLLALADAAEAEPPRHVPYDAWGRRVDRIETSEAWRALDRVSAEEGLVAIAYERALGSWSRVHQLAKLYLFHPSSATYSCPLAMTDGAARCLARHGAHDAELADSYAHLTSRDPARFWTSGQWMTERTGGSDVSRTSTVAVSLDDGTWRLHGVKWFTSATTAQMALALGRTDAGLSLFQVRLRDADGALRGIRVERLKEKLGTRALPTAELTLDGAPARLVGEIGRGVRTVAEMLNVTRVYNAVCAAAGMRRGLMLARDYATRREAFGRPLIDQPLHAATLADLELEARGALALVLHVAALLGREECGDATGDERAVLRLLTPVAKLLTGRQAVAAASETLEAFGGAGYVEDTGLPRLLRDAQVLAIWEGTTNVLSLDVLRAIERDGSLAALLADATRRVQAAPDALSDAATSVGAAVDALAAARPADRDDAERGARAFAMSLGRTVIGALLLEHATWATRVGDVDAAAATAAARRWCARDLAPRPHATDHDIVALLRECDVTH